One segment of Rhodothermales bacterium DNA contains the following:
- a CDS encoding DNA-3-methyladenine glycosylase 2 family protein, producing the protein MVGTYSGPDGDGEQLTPAGMIDAAHELANRDPALRSILERHGLPPFWARTEGFPTLLHIILEQQVSLASARAAYDRLAAALGGDVTPATFLLLDDESLRRFGFSRQKTTYGRHLARAIQAGALDLAGLARLDDEEVRRRLVALPGIGPWTADIYLLMALRRPDIWPRGDLALAVAMQRIWKLPARPSHAAQRDRSAVWSPWRSVAARLLWHNYLGGGG; encoded by the coding sequence ATGGTCGGAACGTATAGCGGGCCCGACGGCGACGGCGAACAGCTGACACCGGCCGGGATGATCGACGCAGCCCATGAGCTGGCGAATCGCGATCCCGCGCTGCGGAGCATTCTGGAACGCCATGGCCTACCGCCGTTCTGGGCGCGTACGGAGGGGTTTCCAACGCTGTTGCACATCATTCTCGAACAGCAGGTCTCGCTGGCGTCCGCACGGGCGGCGTACGATCGGCTTGCCGCCGCGCTGGGTGGTGATGTAACGCCGGCTACGTTTCTCCTACTAGACGATGAATCGTTACGCCGCTTCGGGTTCAGCCGGCAAAAAACGACGTATGGTCGGCATCTGGCGCGGGCCATCCAGGCGGGTGCGCTGGATCTGGCAGGATTGGCGAGGCTGGATGACGAGGAGGTTCGCCGCCGGCTCGTCGCCCTTCCCGGCATCGGTCCGTGGACGGCGGACATCTATCTGCTCATGGCGCTTCGCCGGCCGGATATCTGGCCTCGGGGCGACCTCGCGCTGGCCGTAGCGATGCAGCGCATCTGGAAGTTGCCGGCGCGGCCCTCGCACGCGGCGCAACGAGACCGCAGCGCGGTCTGGTCGCCCTGGCGTTCTGTCGCGGCCCGGTTGCTGTGGCACAACTACCTGGGCGGCGGCGGGTAG
- a CDS encoding carboxylesterase family protein, translating to MPYRFLLAAFTLSLLAAPLASPVSLADPIRTTNGLVAGTTGSDGSVRIYKGIPFAAPPVGDLRWRAPEPPADWEGVRPGDQFGASCVQQLTRSREPWTEEFMVQNEVSEDCLFLNIWTGARRANEKRPVMVYIHGSAFVEGSGEISVYDGEAFAKKGIVVVTINYRMGLFGFFTHPELSGETEARASGNYGLMDAAAALAWVRDNIAAFGGDSAQVTVAGQSAGASAVHYLTASPMAAGLFQRAIAQSGSRVGTTSGSLAEGEALGIRFAESKGVRSLARLRALTAEELMKVDEGAPPIRFRPVVDGHFIQEDIPGAFARGRQNDVPTLTGLNADEGSSSPTYGRIPAAEWRTQLRNRYGGDADAFMALYPFSDDAEAGAMQLASSRDQGVMAMYLWAEQRAKTAKTPAYLYYFDRAMPWPEFPRFGAYHTGEMPYVFNNLDRVKRPWEAVDRQVADQVSSYWVNFVKTGAPNGRGLPAWVPFGASDAPFQRLATTSGPMALPDAEKRSFHTKILMPHADDWAVYLGDKGRTHYSPLDQITPENVASLKVAWSYDTGEQSEFQANPIVIDGVLYTATPGRQVLALDAATGLERWRFNPTSVHPGPLGSRQRGVVYYNDGVNGRIFSSAGGHLYALDARTGQLVSDFGVNGSIPFTQNTPGVIYGDLLIVSPTVGERSPGSVQAYDARTGEKVWHFNLIPRPGEYGYRSWPAEAHKVIGGGSDWSGSALDEARGILYASTETAGPDFYGGERHGMNLFANSVVALDARTGKRLWHFQVVHHDVLDKDLPSPPTLLTVTHDGRRIDALAQGTKHGLLFVFDRVTGEPLWPIEERPVPQSTLPGEQLWPTQPFPTWPAPLMRQQYTADDISNISPEATALTAERLALSGSFGPFAAPELKESIFFPGYDGGFEWGGSAADLDGIFYTNVNEIPWFLQMIETKRPDGSPVPPGEMTYMANCASCHGFDRTGDPASGFPSLLDLEGRKTRDEVTAVLTSGLGRMPAFTLRENQQKLLLDFLYGVEVPPPPPPPADQSIDPHQQLDDAVPYTFAGFKRWFDAEGYPAIKPPWGTLNAVDLNTGELLWKVPLGEYPELTARGIPPTGTENYGGPVVTASGLLFIGATADGMFRAFDKKTGEILWQTKLPFSGTATPSTYRVHGKQYVVIAAAGGKSKAPGGTGRIVAFALPE from the coding sequence ATGCCGTATCGCTTTTTGCTCGCCGCGTTTACTCTATCCCTGCTCGCCGCCCCTCTTGCTTCTCCGGTATCCCTCGCCGACCCGATCCGCACCACAAACGGCCTCGTCGCCGGCACGACGGGCTCGGACGGTTCGGTCCGCATCTACAAAGGGATTCCCTTTGCCGCCCCGCCTGTCGGCGACCTGCGGTGGCGGGCCCCGGAGCCGCCGGCCGATTGGGAGGGTGTCCGGCCCGGTGATCAGTTCGGGGCCAGCTGCGTGCAGCAGCTCACGCGCAGCCGCGAACCCTGGACCGAGGAGTTCATGGTGCAAAACGAGGTGTCGGAGGACTGCCTGTTTCTGAATATCTGGACGGGCGCGCGCCGCGCGAACGAGAAACGGCCGGTGATGGTCTATATCCACGGCAGCGCGTTTGTCGAGGGATCCGGCGAGATTTCGGTCTATGACGGCGAGGCGTTCGCAAAAAAAGGGATCGTCGTCGTCACCATCAACTACCGGATGGGGCTTTTCGGGTTTTTCACCCACCCCGAACTCTCCGGCGAGACGGAGGCCCGCGCTTCGGGCAATTACGGGTTGATGGACGCCGCGGCCGCCCTGGCGTGGGTGCGGGATAACATCGCTGCGTTCGGGGGCGATTCGGCGCAAGTCACCGTCGCCGGCCAGTCCGCCGGCGCCTCCGCCGTCCACTACCTCACTGCCTCGCCGATGGCGGCCGGCCTTTTCCAGCGCGCGATCGCCCAGAGCGGCTCGCGGGTTGGGACCACCAGCGGCTCGCTGGCCGAGGGCGAGGCGTTGGGAATCCGCTTCGCCGAATCGAAAGGCGTCCGGTCGCTCGCCCGGCTTCGTGCCCTGACCGCAGAGGAGTTGATGAAGGTAGACGAAGGCGCGCCGCCCATCCGCTTCCGCCCGGTGGTCGACGGCCACTTTATCCAGGAAGATATTCCCGGCGCGTTCGCGCGGGGCCGGCAGAACGACGTGCCCACCCTCACTGGCCTCAACGCCGACGAGGGCAGTTCCTCCCCCACGTACGGACGGATCCCCGCCGCCGAGTGGCGCACCCAGCTCCGTAACCGCTACGGCGGCGATGCCGACGCGTTTATGGCGCTGTATCCTTTTTCAGACGATGCCGAGGCCGGCGCCATGCAGCTCGCCAGCAGCCGCGACCAGGGCGTGATGGCCATGTATCTGTGGGCCGAACAACGGGCCAAAACGGCCAAAACGCCGGCCTATCTGTATTACTTCGACCGCGCGATGCCCTGGCCCGAGTTTCCCCGATTCGGCGCGTACCACACCGGCGAGATGCCGTATGTCTTTAATAACCTGGACCGCGTGAAGCGGCCCTGGGAGGCTGTCGACCGCCAGGTAGCGGACCAGGTGTCCTCCTACTGGGTGAACTTCGTCAAGACCGGCGCCCCGAACGGCCGTGGCCTGCCGGCGTGGGTCCCCTTCGGTGCCTCCGATGCCCCCTTCCAACGCCTCGCCACGACCTCTGGCCCGATGGCCCTGCCCGATGCCGAAAAACGCTCGTTCCACACGAAGATCCTGATGCCCCATGCCGACGACTGGGCCGTGTATCTGGGAGATAAGGGGCGGACGCATTATTCGCCGCTCGACCAGATCACCCCGGAAAACGTCGCCAGCCTGAAGGTAGCCTGGTCGTACGACACCGGTGAACAGAGCGAATTCCAGGCAAACCCCATCGTCATCGACGGGGTGCTCTACACGGCCACGCCCGGCCGGCAGGTGCTGGCACTGGATGCCGCGACCGGCTTGGAACGGTGGCGCTTCAACCCGACCTCGGTGCATCCGGGCCCGCTCGGCTCCCGGCAGCGCGGCGTCGTGTATTACAACGACGGAGTCAACGGGAGGATATTTTCCTCCGCCGGCGGTCATCTGTATGCCCTCGATGCGCGTACAGGCCAGCTTGTATCCGACTTCGGCGTCAACGGCTCGATCCCGTTCACACAGAACACCCCGGGCGTCATCTACGGAGACCTGCTCATCGTCTCCCCCACCGTCGGCGAACGCTCGCCGGGGTCCGTCCAGGCCTACGACGCGCGGACCGGGGAGAAGGTGTGGCACTTCAACCTGATCCCGCGCCCCGGTGAATACGGCTACCGGAGCTGGCCGGCGGAGGCGCATAAAGTGATCGGCGGCGGATCCGACTGGTCCGGCTCCGCCCTCGACGAGGCCCGCGGCATCTTGTACGCTTCCACCGAAACCGCCGGCCCCGACTTCTACGGGGGCGAACGCCACGGGATGAACCTGTTCGCCAACTCGGTAGTCGCCCTCGACGCCCGCACCGGCAAACGGTTGTGGCACTTCCAGGTGGTGCACCACGACGTGCTCGATAAAGACTTGCCGTCGCCCCCGACGCTCCTCACCGTCACCCACGACGGCCGGCGGATCGACGCCCTGGCCCAGGGCACCAAACACGGGCTGCTGTTTGTGTTCGACCGCGTGACCGGCGAGCCGCTGTGGCCCATCGAGGAGCGCCCCGTGCCCCAGAGCACCCTCCCCGGCGAACAGCTGTGGCCCACGCAGCCGTTCCCTACCTGGCCGGCGCCCCTCATGCGCCAGCAGTACACGGCCGACGACATCTCGAATATCTCCCCGGAAGCGACCGCGCTCACGGCGGAACGCCTCGCGCTTTCCGGGTCATTTGGCCCCTTCGCCGCGCCCGAACTGAAGGAGTCGATCTTTTTCCCGGGATATGACGGCGGTTTCGAATGGGGCGGCTCCGCGGCCGACCTCGACGGGATCTTTTACACCAACGTCAATGAGATCCCCTGGTTTTTGCAGATGATCGAGACGAAGCGGCCCGACGGCAGTCCCGTCCCGCCCGGTGAGATGACCTACATGGCCAACTGTGCCTCGTGCCACGGGTTCGACCGCACCGGCGATCCCGCCAGCGGGTTTCCCTCTCTGCTTGATCTTGAAGGCCGAAAAACACGCGATGAGGTGACCGCCGTCTTAACGAGTGGCCTCGGCCGGATGCCGGCGTTTACCCTGCGAGAAAATCAACAAAAACTATTGCTCGACTTCCTCTATGGCGTCGAGGTACCCCCTCCACCGCCGCCGCCCGCCGATCAATCCATCGACCCTCACCAGCAGCTGGACGACGCCGTGCCCTACACGTTCGCCGGCTTTAAACGCTGGTTCGACGCCGAAGGGTATCCCGCGATCAAACCGCCGTGGGGCACGCTCAATGCCGTCGACCTGAACACCGGGGAGCTTCTCTGGAAGGTGCCCCTCGGCGAGTACCCCGAACTCACCGCCCGCGGCATCCCTCCCACGGGTACCGAGAACTACGGCGGCCCCGTGGTGACCGCCAGCGGCCTCCTGTTTATCGGCGCGACGGCGGATGGGATGTTTCGGGCGTTCGACAAAAAGACCGGGGAGATCCTCTGGCAGACAAAGTTGCCCTTCAGCGGGACGGCAACGCCGAGTACGTACCGGGTACATGGGAAGCAATACGTGGTGATCGCCGCCGCCGGCGGGAAGTCGAAGGCGCCCGGCGGGACGGGAAGGATCGTGGCGTTTGCGTTGCCGGAGTGA
- a CDS encoding ThuA domain-containing protein: protein MPLTSYPRTVLTGLLLIVSLLFVSMSLAQPRVLVFSKTASFRHDSIESGSAAIQKLGSANGFAVDATEDAGVFSETNLVAYRAVVFLNTTGDVLDPIQQNAFERFIQAGGGYVGIHSAADTEYEWDWYGQLAGAYFDNHPNPDNVQQGTFHIVSRDFPGMANLPEPWTRTDEFYAFKQMNPAVNVLVRIDESTYRGGTNGDNHPMSWWHEYDGGRAFYTNMGHTLESFSEPMFLEHLQGGLQYAMGNRNVDFARARTQRMPEENRFTKEILGEKLDEPLELAALPDGRVLFVERPGSVRLYSPASNAIQTIARLAVSTTYAGGAVAEDGLLGVAAAPEFSETGWIYLYYSPVGDLAVNRLSRFTLQGDVLDLATEVRIIDVPVQRLECCHTGGSIAFDAAGNLYLSTGDNTNPHGTGYAPIDERAGREPWDAQKSSANTNDLRGKILRIHPEPDGRYTIPAGNLFPVGTPDTRPEIYTMGHRNPYRISVDKRSGFLYWGDVGPDASRDSLDRGPAGHDEFGQARQAGNFGWPYFTGDNKAYHDYDFTMRTPGAMYDAARPVNTSKNNTGRSELPPAQKAFIWYPAAASPEFPILGSGGRSAMAGPVFYAEDFAGAEGAYPAYYEGKLFIYEFMRGWIMAVTMDEAGDFVSMERFMPSYTFSSPLDLEFGSDGSLYMLEYGSGWFRGNDDARLVRISYNGGNRPPMASASADRVAGPVPFATMLSAEGSMDFDSDPLTYTWRITDAQGAAVQTLTDATAALTLPEPGVYVAELSVTDPSGTDGRATVSLMAGNEPPTVEIALTSGNQTFFAPGKAIAYRVDVRDAEDGRLADGQIAADQVAVSIAYQANYEPVATEQGHRGADAAAEQATGRRLIEGSDCRSCHGIDTPSIGPAYRLVAEKYKDNPGAQEQLAVKVLEGGSGAWGPVMMPPHPQFTRAEVDRMVAYILTLDEAPATASLPASGSHTPEIPVGGTGAVIIRAAYTDAGAPGVGSSSTEAVHVLRSPTININEARIESGVMRFTPPNAGEIVIGSTSGAHVGFSGIDLTDIRRIVFAAIAPSQGLPTAGGTIEVRTGSPEGRLIGTSSAITPAPGFGNPSSLSAVIEPTTGKQYVFFVFRNNKAAPEQPIMILLTATFESGEGSIGAAPVKGSAGLSTGSTIATLIAHPGAAEVLERHMPGFTTDPRLDQAMSMSIREIAPYASEVFTPELLSKLEVELSAL from the coding sequence ATGCCGCTTACCAGTTATCCGCGGACGGTGTTAACCGGCCTGCTCCTGATCGTATCCCTTCTTTTCGTATCGATGAGCCTCGCGCAACCGCGGGTGCTCGTCTTCTCGAAGACCGCCAGTTTCCGGCACGATTCCATCGAATCAGGCAGTGCCGCCATTCAGAAGCTCGGAAGCGCTAACGGTTTCGCCGTCGATGCGACGGAAGATGCGGGCGTCTTCTCGGAGACGAACCTGGTCGCCTACCGTGCTGTCGTCTTCCTCAACACCACGGGAGATGTGCTGGATCCGATCCAGCAGAACGCCTTCGAGCGGTTCATCCAGGCCGGCGGCGGTTATGTCGGCATCCACTCCGCCGCCGACACCGAATACGAATGGGACTGGTACGGGCAGTTGGCCGGCGCGTATTTCGACAACCATCCCAACCCGGACAACGTCCAGCAGGGCACATTCCACATTGTCAGCCGCGACTTTCCCGGCATGGCCAACCTGCCCGAGCCGTGGACGCGGACCGATGAGTTCTACGCGTTCAAACAGATGAACCCGGCCGTGAACGTGCTCGTCCGCATCGACGAAAGCACCTACCGGGGCGGGACCAACGGCGACAACCACCCGATGTCGTGGTGGCACGAGTACGACGGTGGCCGCGCGTTTTACACGAACATGGGGCACACCCTGGAGTCCTTCTCAGAGCCCATGTTTCTCGAACACCTGCAGGGTGGCCTGCAGTATGCGATGGGCAATAGGAACGTAGACTTCGCGCGCGCTCGTACGCAGCGTATGCCGGAGGAGAACCGTTTTACGAAGGAGATCCTGGGCGAGAAACTCGATGAGCCGCTCGAACTGGCCGCCCTACCGGATGGCCGGGTCCTTTTTGTCGAACGCCCGGGCAGCGTCCGGCTGTATAGCCCGGCTTCCAATGCCATCCAGACCATTGCCAGGCTAGCGGTGAGCACTACCTACGCCGGCGGCGCCGTCGCCGAAGACGGGCTACTCGGGGTCGCCGCGGCGCCAGAATTCAGCGAAACGGGATGGATCTATCTCTATTATTCGCCTGTCGGCGACCTGGCCGTGAACCGGCTGTCGCGCTTCACTCTCCAGGGGGATGTGCTGGATCTAGCCACCGAGGTCAGGATCATCGACGTACCCGTCCAGCGCCTCGAGTGCTGCCACACGGGGGGCTCGATCGCGTTCGACGCCGCCGGCAACCTGTACCTGTCCACCGGCGACAACACGAACCCGCACGGGACCGGTTACGCCCCGATCGACGAGCGTGCCGGCCGCGAGCCGTGGGACGCCCAGAAGTCGTCCGCCAATACAAACGACCTGCGGGGCAAAATCCTGCGGATCCATCCCGAACCCGACGGCCGCTACACCATACCGGCCGGCAATCTCTTCCCAGTCGGCACACCCGATACACGCCCCGAGATCTATACGATGGGGCACCGCAATCCCTACCGCATCTCGGTCGACAAACGCTCCGGCTTCCTGTACTGGGGCGATGTAGGTCCGGATGCCTCGCGCGACTCGCTGGACCGTGGCCCGGCCGGCCACGATGAGTTCGGCCAGGCGCGCCAGGCCGGCAACTTCGGCTGGCCGTATTTCACGGGCGACAACAAGGCGTATCACGATTATGATTTCACCATGAGGACGCCGGGCGCCATGTACGACGCGGCACGCCCGGTCAATACCTCGAAGAACAACACCGGCCGCTCGGAGCTGCCGCCGGCGCAGAAGGCCTTCATCTGGTATCCGGCCGCCGCCTCGCCCGAGTTTCCGATCCTGGGCAGCGGCGGGCGTTCCGCCATGGCCGGGCCGGTTTTTTACGCCGAAGATTTCGCCGGCGCGGAAGGCGCCTACCCGGCCTATTACGAGGGCAAGCTGTTCATCTACGAGTTCATGCGGGGGTGGATCATGGCGGTGACTATGGACGAAGCCGGCGACTTCGTATCGATGGAGCGGTTCATGCCGAGTTATACGTTCAGCAGTCCGCTCGACCTTGAGTTCGGCTCCGACGGCTCGCTCTACATGCTCGAATACGGCAGCGGCTGGTTCCGCGGCAACGACGACGCCCGCCTTGTGCGCATCTCGTACAACGGCGGCAACCGGCCCCCGATGGCGTCCGCCAGCGCGGACCGCGTCGCAGGCCCGGTACCCTTCGCCACGATGCTTAGCGCTGAGGGGTCGATGGACTTCGACTCCGACCCGCTCACCTACACCTGGCGGATCACCGACGCGCAGGGCGCAGCGGTTCAAACCCTTACTGACGCCACCGCTGCCCTTACACTCCCTGAGCCGGGCGTGTACGTGGCCGAGTTGTCGGTGACCGACCCGAGCGGCACCGACGGCCGGGCGACGGTGTCCCTTATGGCGGGCAACGAGCCGCCGACGGTGGAGATCGCCCTTACCTCCGGCAACCAGACCTTCTTCGCCCCCGGCAAGGCCATCGCGTACCGGGTGGATGTCCGCGACGCCGAAGACGGCCGCCTCGCGGACGGACAGATCGCGGCGGATCAGGTGGCGGTGTCCATCGCCTATCAGGCCAACTACGAGCCGGTAGCCACCGAGCAGGGCCACCGCGGGGCGGACGCCGCGGCCGAGCAGGCTACCGGGCGCCGGCTGATCGAGGGTAGCGACTGCCGCTCGTGCCACGGGATTGATACCCCGTCGATCGGGCCGGCCTACCGTCTCGTGGCCGAGAAATACAAAGACAATCCCGGTGCGCAGGAACAGCTGGCCGTGAAAGTTCTGGAAGGCGGATCGGGCGCCTGGGGACCGGTGATGATGCCGCCTCATCCCCAGTTCACCCGCGCCGAGGTCGATCGGATGGTCGCGTATATCCTGACGCTCGACGAGGCGCCGGCGACAGCCTCGCTGCCGGCCTCCGGCTCCCATACGCCCGAGATTCCCGTAGGAGGGACCGGCGCTGTCATCATCCGTGCGGCCTACACCGATGCCGGCGCGCCGGGCGTGGGGTCGTCATCGACCGAGGCCGTCCATGTCCTGCGCAGCCCGACGATAAACATCAACGAGGCGCGCATCGAGTCCGGCGTGATGCGGTTTACACCGCCCAACGCGGGTGAGATCGTGATTGGATCCACCTCGGGGGCCCACGTCGGCTTTTCCGGCATCGATCTGACGGACATCCGGCGCATCGTCTTCGCCGCCATCGCGCCGTCGCAGGGCCTGCCAACGGCCGGCGGAACGATCGAAGTCCGCACGGGCTCGCCGGAGGGCCGGCTGATCGGAACGAGTAGCGCGATCACGCCCGCACCGGGGTTTGGCAATCCTTCGAGCCTGTCGGCCGTTATCGAGCCGACCACCGGCAAACAGTATGTCTTTTTCGTTTTTCGCAACAACAAGGCGGCTCCCGAGCAGCCCATCATGATCCTGCTCACAGCCACCTTCGAATCGGGTGAAGGCTCGATAGGAGCCGCGCCGGTGAAGGGCAGCGCCGGCCTGAGCACGGGGAGTACCATCGCCACCCTGATCGCCCACCCCGGCGCCGCCGAGGTTTTGGAACGCCATATGCCGGGCTTCACGACGGACCCCCGGCTCGACCAGGCGATGAGTATGAGTATTCGCGAAATCGCCCCGTACGCCTCCGAGGTGTTCACCCCGGAGTTGCTCTCGAAGCTGGAGGTGGAGCTGAGTGCGTTGTAA
- a CDS encoding creatininase family protein: MDTPAWGPYERLRPDQIESIRTQTPLAYIPWGALQWHSYHCPIGLDGTQAHGQCLALAMRTGGVVLPPVYVGTDTIKPLKGFGHTLEHSPALVRLLCMEYLEQLVDEGFRMIVIVTGHSGSGHIRALSETCTTFQTRHSDASVWLVPSFEPIKDAYPSNHAARGETSFQLLFNPTVVALERLPADREPTLDDDGVWGPDPRQATMQEGRDMLNLFCERTIPRIVEMLAPYRTSHTEGAPPDDRG; this comes from the coding sequence ATGGATACTCCCGCCTGGGGACCGTACGAACGACTGCGCCCCGACCAGATCGAATCGATACGTACACAAACACCCCTGGCCTACATCCCCTGGGGCGCGCTGCAATGGCATAGTTACCACTGTCCGATTGGGCTCGACGGCACCCAGGCGCACGGGCAATGCCTGGCCCTGGCCATGCGGACGGGCGGCGTCGTCCTCCCCCCGGTGTATGTCGGCACCGACACCATCAAGCCGTTAAAAGGGTTTGGCCATACGCTCGAACATAGCCCGGCCCTCGTGCGGCTGCTGTGCATGGAATACCTGGAGCAACTGGTCGACGAGGGGTTTCGGATGATCGTCATCGTGACAGGCCATTCCGGCAGCGGGCATATCCGGGCGCTCAGCGAAACGTGCACGACGTTTCAGACCCGCCACAGCGATGCGAGCGTCTGGCTCGTCCCTTCCTTCGAGCCGATCAAGGACGCCTACCCCTCCAACCACGCCGCCCGCGGCGAGACGTCGTTCCAACTCCTGTTTAATCCTACGGTCGTTGCGCTCGAGCGGCTTCCGGCGGATCGGGAGCCCACGCTGGATGACGACGGCGTCTGGGGCCCCGACCCGCGCCAGGCCACGATGCAGGAGGGGCGCGATATGCTCAACCTGTTTTGCGAACGGACCATTCCCAGGATTGTTGAGATGTTGGCCCCCTACCGAACTTCCCATACGGAAGGTGCGCCACCGGACGATCGCGGATGA
- a CDS encoding CotH kinase family protein produces MLVPRQRTAATLKWAVLFALLIATPALGQSTQPIDTLTTHLPIVVIDTEGQDIPDDPKLMGRMGVIDNGPGALNRLSDTYNSYDGFIGIERRGSSSQSFPKLSYGFETWDEAQEGIDIAWLGFPEEEDWILYGPYSDKSLLRNVLIFHLSNHMGRYGSRTRFVELILNGSYQGVYVAMEKIKRDGNRVDIAKLDPDEIEGDDLTGGYIVKIDKWTGSDNGGWASPYPPRTGLDHVVYYQYDEPKASDIVPEQQAYIQQVIAGFEDTMAGAGYADPITGYAAHIDVDAAVDFYILNEIGRNVDGYRLSTFIHKDKDSNGGKLTFGPAWDFNLAFGNADYYDGGLEAGFQAQTLIPDSDGLQPPFWWEKLWEEPAMNARIRGRWDSLRTTVLHTDTLLQFIDGQVALLGVAADRNFERWPVLGTYVWPNRFVGNTYAEEVDYLKGWVETRMAWIDENLPAVTTLPVETLLENTVSLGAAYPNPFTESARMILTVGSSREVQIVAYDMLGRRVATLYAGSVPANSPLTLTFTGANLASGLYMVEVSGARMAPVRRLVAHR; encoded by the coding sequence ATGCTTGTACCTCGTCAACGGACAGCGGCGACCCTGAAGTGGGCCGTGCTCTTTGCTTTATTGATCGCCACGCCGGCGCTTGGGCAATCCACCCAGCCCATCGACACCCTTACCACGCATCTCCCGATCGTGGTGATCGACACAGAAGGTCAGGACATCCCCGACGACCCCAAGCTGATGGGGCGCATGGGGGTAATCGACAATGGACCGGGCGCCTTGAACCGGCTTTCCGACACCTACAACAGCTACGACGGGTTTATCGGGATCGAACGGCGCGGCTCCAGTTCCCAGAGCTTTCCGAAGCTCTCGTATGGTTTCGAAACCTGGGACGAGGCGCAGGAAGGGATCGACATCGCATGGCTGGGCTTCCCCGAGGAGGAAGACTGGATTTTGTACGGACCGTACAGCGATAAATCGCTTCTACGGAATGTCCTCATCTTTCATCTCTCTAACCATATGGGGCGCTACGGCTCGCGCACCCGGTTTGTCGAGTTGATCCTCAACGGCAGCTACCAGGGCGTGTATGTGGCGATGGAGAAGATCAAGCGAGACGGCAACCGGGTCGATATCGCTAAACTCGACCCCGACGAAATCGAGGGGGATGATCTGACGGGCGGGTACATCGTGAAGATCGACAAGTGGACGGGGAGCGACAACGGCGGCTGGGCGTCGCCCTATCCGCCCAGGACGGGACTGGACCACGTCGTGTATTACCAGTACGACGAGCCGAAGGCCTCCGACATCGTACCGGAGCAGCAGGCCTACATCCAGCAAGTCATCGCCGGCTTCGAAGACACAATGGCCGGCGCTGGATATGCCGATCCCATCACCGGCTACGCCGCCCACATCGATGTCGATGCGGCCGTGGATTTCTACATTCTCAACGAGATCGGACGGAATGTCGACGGCTACCGGCTCAGCACCTTTATCCATAAAGACAAAGACAGCAACGGCGGCAAACTCACATTCGGCCCGGCATGGGACTTCAACCTCGCTTTCGGCAATGCCGACTACTACGACGGAGGCCTCGAGGCCGGCTTCCAGGCGCAGACCCTGATCCCGGATTCCGACGGGTTACAGCCTCCGTTCTGGTGGGAAAAATTATGGGAAGAGCCGGCGATGAACGCCCGGATCCGGGGCCGGTGGGACAGCCTCCGCACCACCGTTCTGCATACCGACACGCTGCTTCAGTTTATCGATGGCCAGGTGGCGCTGCTTGGCGTCGCAGCAGACCGGAATTTCGAGCGGTGGCCCGTTCTCGGGACGTACGTATGGCCGAACCGGTTTGTCGGAAATACTTACGCAGAGGAGGTGGACTACCTGAAAGGGTGGGTCGAGACGCGGATGGCCTGGATCGACGAGAACCTGCCGGCGGTGACGACGCTACCCGTCGAGACCCTCCTGGAGAATACCGTCAGTTTGGGCGCGGCTTACCCGAATCCGTTTACCGAATCGGCCCGGATGATACTCACCGTGGGTTCATCACGGGAGGTACAGATAGTCGCGTACGACATGCTCGGCCGGCGTGTCGCAACATTGTACGCCGGTTCGGTCCCGGCGAACAGCCCGTTGACACTCACCTTTACCGGAGCCAACCTGGCGAGCGGCCTGTATATGGTCGAAGTGTCCGGCGCGCGGATGGCGCCAGTCCGCCGACTGGTCGCGCATCGGTGA